From the Bacteroidia bacterium genome, one window contains:
- a CDS encoding SDR family NAD(P)-dependent oxidoreductase, with product MCAAAMTQPMPAWRHVLITGAAQGLGRALSELCARAGMTVSMLDVNAEVLAAASDALRNAGGRIQPVVCDVRDGESVRSAFEAVQISAPAPDALICCAAIGDSEWKRSFSAEVLEAVLNVNVLGIARCMEHCLPLMHAGGGGDVVLISSLLDARGYPGTASYSTAKAALRAMADSARVLLRSSGIRVVLVRPGFMRTAMTEKNAISMPGMLTPEQAAERILRGVAKAKAVISFPRWLAILAELARLLPRTLYEHIVRMGMVKDGEAEDLHYSPARTHGGVS from the coding sequence ATGTGTGCAGCAGCAATGACGCAGCCCATGCCGGCATGGCGCCACGTCCTCATCACAGGCGCGGCGCAAGGTCTCGGCAGAGCGCTGTCCGAGCTCTGTGCCCGGGCCGGAATGACCGTGAGCATGCTCGATGTCAATGCCGAAGTGCTTGCCGCGGCATCGGACGCGCTTCGAAATGCCGGAGGACGTATACAGCCCGTTGTGTGCGATGTGCGGGACGGCGAATCCGTGCGGAGCGCTTTCGAAGCAGTGCAGATCAGCGCTCCGGCTCCCGACGCGCTCATTTGCTGCGCGGCCATCGGCGACAGTGAATGGAAGCGGAGCTTCAGCGCCGAAGTGCTGGAAGCGGTTCTCAACGTCAACGTCCTCGGCATCGCGCGCTGCATGGAGCACTGCCTGCCGTTGATGCATGCGGGCGGGGGTGGCGACGTTGTGCTGATCAGCAGTCTCCTCGATGCGCGGGGCTACCCTGGCACGGCCAGTTACTCGACGGCCAAGGCCGCCTTGCGCGCAATGGCCGACAGCGCCCGCGTGTTGCTGCGCTCGAGCGGAATCAGAGTGGTGCTCGTGCGGCCGGGTTTCATGCGCACGGCGATGACGGAAAAAAATGCGATCAGCATGCCCGGTATGCTTACACCCGAGCAGGCGGCGGAACGCATACTTCGAGGTGTTGCGAAGGCAAAGGCCGTCATTTCCTTCCCGCGTTGGCTGGCTATACTTGCTGAGCTTGCGCGGCTGCTTCCTCGAACTCTGTACGAACACATAGTCCGCATGGGCATGGTGAAGGACGGTGAAGCGGAGGATCTCCACTACTCTCCGGCCCGGACACACGGAGGTGTATCATGA
- a CDS encoding TonB-dependent receptor, producing the protein MKRLSILLTALLLAGLLVPLHAQNGIVQGTVTDAVTGNTLPGVHIRLFDPGDNSFAAGAYSATDGSFRITTLADGEYSMITSFLGSRSDTRTIRVRAGQPTDLSIALEEEVLNMGEVIVSASRRKEKMLDAPASVAVISSRDITARNSTSPMDHVEGVQGVDVAQKGVMQREYIARGLNNVFNGSMRTLVDNRITNLPSLRANVSYLQSLSDADIDRIEVVLGPGSALYGPNVTNGVMNIITKSPFASRGTELSFMGGSQSLMSASGRHAGTLGSDFGYRVSAGYMRAEDWQFTDAREPYPDDRTSERYSVDARLDYNIGTASTLTLNTGHSNAVRGLDLTDNGAVMAQNFSYSHVQSRFTSGNLFAQVYLNMNDAGDTYLLRGNQKIVDNSKKIVAEVQHAGVIADWQRFTYGVEMFLTRPETDGTIMGRNENKDDVNEFGAYVQSDTRLSGDMLTLLLAGRFDYHSALEDPVFSPRAGLRFSPTENHSFRVTYNRAFLTPAISDLFLDMSITDDVFGLGLPPLMYGLRNVGVPETGYTFARNDGDLVFHSKLNPDPLMGLGVGQASAYWDAVVQAVSLSPDMPEEARQLLQMLPAPDASQVGGALALLNIETEGFDLISPSQVRDIARLKPTMLSSWEIGYKGMITEKLQAGVDVYHSAYENFVTPARVATPNVFLDGEQTAAYLFAQAAPIVGEEAAQQFAALVAQGMAQVPIGTVTPEQASDRTELLMIPINYGKINYWGTDLHFRAGLLRNLQLSGTYSFINTIYFDDVDGMGPLSLNVPQHKASLSVQYTEPSSGIQGTARYRFVDGHRIKSGVYEGRISPYGLIDLGMQIPLPLPLRPDFVVSVKNLLDHRHVEFIGGAEVGRLLSGRVQLRF; encoded by the coding sequence ATGAAACGACTATCCATCCTTCTCACAGCGCTGCTGCTCGCCGGATTGCTGGTCCCGCTGCATGCGCAAAATGGCATCGTGCAGGGTACTGTCACCGACGCGGTGACAGGTAACACGCTGCCCGGAGTACACATCCGTCTGTTCGACCCGGGCGACAACAGCTTCGCCGCCGGCGCCTACAGCGCTACCGATGGCAGCTTCCGGATCACTACGCTCGCCGATGGCGAGTATTCCATGATCACCTCCTTCCTGGGCAGCCGTAGCGATACACGCACGATACGCGTTCGCGCCGGCCAGCCGACTGACCTCAGCATCGCACTGGAAGAAGAAGTGCTGAACATGGGCGAGGTGATTGTCAGCGCCTCACGACGCAAGGAGAAAATGCTCGATGCTCCGGCATCGGTGGCGGTTATCTCGTCACGCGACATCACAGCACGAAACAGCACATCGCCTATGGATCACGTGGAGGGTGTGCAGGGGGTAGATGTGGCGCAGAAAGGTGTCATGCAGCGTGAGTACATCGCCCGCGGATTGAACAACGTTTTCAACGGCTCCATGCGCACGCTGGTCGACAACAGGATCACCAACCTTCCATCGCTCAGAGCCAATGTCTCCTACCTGCAAAGTCTCAGCGACGCGGACATCGATCGCATCGAAGTCGTGCTCGGTCCCGGCTCGGCGCTCTACGGCCCGAATGTGACCAATGGTGTGATGAACATCATTACAAAGTCGCCGTTTGCATCGCGCGGCACGGAGTTGTCCTTCATGGGCGGAAGCCAATCCCTGATGTCCGCCTCGGGGAGGCATGCCGGCACGCTCGGAAGCGATTTTGGCTACAGGGTATCCGCCGGCTATATGCGCGCCGAGGATTGGCAGTTTACCGACGCTCGCGAGCCCTATCCCGACGACCGCACATCGGAGCGTTACTCCGTCGATGCGCGACTGGATTACAACATCGGCACAGCCAGTACACTTACACTCAACACGGGACACAGCAACGCCGTGCGAGGATTGGATCTCACCGACAACGGCGCCGTCATGGCGCAGAATTTCAGCTATTCGCATGTGCAAAGCCGTTTTACAAGCGGCAACCTCTTCGCGCAGGTGTACCTCAACATGAACGACGCCGGCGACACGTATCTGCTGCGCGGTAATCAGAAAATCGTAGACAACTCGAAAAAAATCGTGGCGGAAGTGCAGCACGCGGGCGTCATCGCCGACTGGCAGCGTTTCACCTATGGTGTCGAGATGTTCCTCACGCGCCCCGAAACCGACGGCACCATCATGGGCAGGAATGAAAACAAGGACGACGTCAACGAGTTCGGGGCCTACGTGCAATCCGACACACGCCTTTCAGGGGATATGCTCACTCTGCTGCTGGCCGGACGCTTCGATTATCACAGCGCACTGGAAGATCCTGTATTCTCACCAAGGGCCGGCCTGCGTTTCTCGCCGACGGAGAACCACAGTTTCCGCGTCACCTACAACCGTGCATTTCTCACACCCGCTATCAGCGATCTCTTCCTGGATATGTCCATTACCGACGATGTATTCGGTCTCGGCTTGCCTCCGCTGATGTATGGCCTTCGTAACGTGGGCGTACCCGAGACGGGGTATACGTTTGCACGGAACGACGGCGACCTCGTGTTTCACTCGAAGCTCAATCCCGATCCGTTGATGGGCCTGGGCGTGGGACAGGCCTCCGCATACTGGGACGCTGTCGTTCAGGCCGTCTCGCTCTCACCGGATATGCCCGAGGAAGCACGCCAATTGTTGCAGATGCTCCCCGCACCGGACGCCTCGCAGGTCGGGGGCGCACTTGCCCTGCTGAACATCGAAACGGAGGGTTTTGATCTGATCAGCCCTTCACAGGTACGGGACATCGCACGGCTCAAGCCCACTATGCTCAGCTCCTGGGAAATCGGCTACAAAGGAATGATCACCGAGAAGCTGCAGGCAGGTGTGGATGTATATCACTCGGCGTACGAGAACTTCGTCACCCCGGCCCGGGTTGCCACGCCCAACGTTTTCCTCGACGGCGAACAGACAGCCGCGTATCTCTTTGCTCAGGCGGCACCGATCGTCGGCGAAGAAGCCGCTCAGCAGTTTGCAGCACTCGTCGCGCAGGGCATGGCCCAGGTTCCGATCGGTACAGTCACGCCCGAGCAGGCGTCGGACAGAACAGAGCTGCTGATGATTCCGATCAACTACGGAAAGATCAACTACTGGGGTACGGACCTGCATTTCAGGGCCGGCCTGCTTCGCAATCTCCAGCTCAGCGGTACATACAGTTTTATCAACACCATCTATTTCGACGATGTGGACGGTATGGGTCCGCTCTCTCTCAACGTCCCGCAGCACAAGGCCTCGCTCTCCGTGCAGTATACCGAACCCTCCAGCGGCATACAGGGTACGGCGCGCTATCGCTTTGTGGACGGCCATCGGATCAAGTCCGGTGTGTATGAAGGAAGGATCAGCCCGTACGGATTGATTGACCTCGGAATGCAGATTCCGCTGCCGCTGCCGCTTCGACCCGATTTCGTGGTTTCGGTGAAAAATCTGCTTGACCACAGGCATGTCGAGTTCATCGGCGGGGCGGAAGTGGGCAGACTGCTCAGCGGACGCGTGCAGCTTCGATTCTGA
- a CDS encoding ABC transporter ATP-binding protein: MTPGTVLLAANGISKSYGKRRILHDVSLEVRAGSIVGICGENGAGKSTLLRILMGLLPPDTGTVSCGVRTGYCPQQVQLFDQLTVDEHFRYYACAYATRVNGRSLRSATELKRRTDELKDMLQLFPANGQQVRALSGGTQQKLNLALALLHDPQLLILDEPYAGFDWETYLRFWDIAGELSAAGKGILIVSHLVFDHKQFNTLCTLAHGALTCSSTEY; the protein is encoded by the coding sequence ATGACTCCAGGAACCGTTCTACTTGCCGCAAACGGCATAAGTAAATCCTACGGAAAGCGACGCATACTGCACGATGTCAGTCTCGAAGTACGCGCGGGCAGCATCGTCGGGATATGCGGGGAAAACGGTGCCGGAAAATCCACGCTCCTGCGCATTCTCATGGGGCTGCTGCCGCCGGACACGGGTACGGTATCCTGCGGAGTGCGCACGGGATACTGTCCGCAACAGGTGCAGCTCTTCGACCAGCTCACAGTTGATGAGCACTTCCGCTACTATGCCTGTGCCTACGCCACGCGCGTAAATGGCAGGTCGTTGCGTTCCGCTACGGAACTGAAACGGCGCACGGATGAGCTGAAGGACATGCTCCAGCTTTTTCCCGCGAACGGACAGCAGGTACGCGCACTGAGCGGAGGGACACAGCAGAAGCTGAATCTTGCCCTGGCGTTACTGCACGATCCGCAACTGCTGATTCTCGACGAGCCGTATGCGGGTTTCGACTGGGAAACCTACCTGCGTTTCTGGGACATTGCCGGTGAGTTGAGCGCGGCGGGCAAAGGGATTCTTATCGTATCACATCTCGTATTCGATCACAAGCAATTCAACACACTGTGCACGCTTGCACACGGAGCACTGACATGTTCTTCCACAGAATACTGA
- a CDS encoding mechanosensitive ion channel family protein: MVQNTAPQHFDGSIHHRVKGTLSRALLLIWLLLPLYPPIVHAETPSEVDRHSPRATFRSYLLQMIEYSTSEDEERSLQAIKAAIMCLNLAGIPASLREGQGVEAARDLKFFLDRYELVDLDEIPDSFDDDYFVWRKPTAKAEISLFRTEDSLWLFSRRTIESLPRLLDLVRGQAVVEGVDVSIDADGLAGWIRERVSAPLLRRSVYFENWQWIAIILVVIIGLLVERIVITVLNNWLLRLIRRGGGQKDFKLDRQLIRPIGIFAMALVWSLLLPQLDLPLQATTILFFATQMMIAGSGVWAAYRLVDLASAYFAELAKRTDSKFDDLLVPMMRRAMKIIVIAFGLLFIADNFDIDITSLLAGLGIGGIAFALAAKDTVENLFGSLTVMFDKPFEIGDWIKVGDLEGTVEDVGFRSTRIRTFYNSQITMPNSRLVSIPVDNMGRRRYRRVSTKLGVQYDTPPETIDAFCEGIREIIRQHPYTRKDMYMVYFNEYADFSLNILLYVFHETPDWPTELRERHRLFTDILRLAQRLGVQFAFPTQTIHLAGNEQSRTLSRHDYSEDESYPRSRSAADRASLTGDMVADAVLYGREQAEKLIRDIWGEGQQHAVSFDDPGSMGPGGGARKI; the protein is encoded by the coding sequence ATGGTACAAAATACGGCACCACAACACTTTGACGGGTCAATTCATCATCGTGTCAAAGGGACGCTGTCGCGGGCTCTGCTTCTCATTTGGCTGTTGTTGCCTCTGTACCCGCCCATCGTACATGCTGAAACACCTTCTGAGGTTGACCGGCATTCGCCCCGCGCAACATTCCGCAGCTATTTGCTGCAAATGATCGAGTATTCCACTTCGGAAGATGAGGAGAGAAGCCTTCAGGCCATCAAAGCAGCCATCATGTGTCTGAATCTTGCCGGCATTCCCGCATCGTTGCGCGAGGGACAGGGAGTAGAGGCCGCGCGCGATCTTAAATTTTTTCTTGATCGCTACGAACTGGTAGACCTTGACGAAATACCGGATTCCTTCGACGACGATTATTTTGTCTGGCGCAAGCCAACGGCCAAAGCTGAAATTTCATTGTTTCGCACCGAGGACAGTCTGTGGCTGTTTTCGCGGCGCACCATTGAATCGCTGCCGCGACTGCTGGACCTCGTCCGCGGTCAGGCTGTGGTCGAGGGCGTTGATGTCAGTATCGACGCGGACGGTCTCGCCGGATGGATTCGCGAACGGGTATCGGCGCCGCTGCTTCGTCGGTCTGTGTATTTCGAAAATTGGCAATGGATTGCCATAATCCTTGTCGTCATTATCGGCTTGCTTGTCGAGCGCATCGTCATCACGGTGCTGAATAACTGGCTGTTGCGGTTGATAAGGCGTGGAGGCGGACAAAAGGATTTCAAGCTGGACAGACAGTTGATTCGGCCGATCGGAATTTTCGCCATGGCCCTGGTCTGGTCGCTGCTCTTGCCACAACTGGACTTGCCGCTGCAGGCAACGACGATACTGTTTTTCGCTACGCAAATGATGATAGCGGGCAGCGGTGTCTGGGCGGCGTATCGTCTCGTCGATCTCGCATCCGCGTATTTTGCCGAGCTGGCCAAGCGCACGGATTCGAAATTCGACGATTTGCTTGTTCCGATGATGCGGCGAGCAATGAAAATCATTGTCATCGCATTCGGCCTCCTGTTCATCGCCGATAATTTCGACATTGACATCACGAGTCTTCTCGCCGGTTTGGGTATTGGCGGTATTGCATTCGCGCTGGCGGCCAAGGATACAGTGGAGAATCTGTTCGGGTCTCTCACCGTCATGTTCGACAAACCGTTCGAGATCGGGGACTGGATCAAGGTGGGCGATCTGGAGGGCACAGTGGAGGATGTGGGATTTCGCTCGACGCGCATTCGCACATTTTACAATTCTCAGATCACCATGCCCAACTCCCGGCTCGTCAGCATCCCTGTGGACAATATGGGACGCAGGCGGTATCGCCGTGTATCGACAAAGCTGGGAGTGCAGTACGACACCCCCCCGGAGACCATTGACGCATTTTGCGAAGGAATACGTGAGATCATCAGGCAGCATCCGTATACACGCAAGGATATGTACATGGTGTACTTCAACGAGTATGCGGATTTTTCCCTGAATATTCTTCTCTATGTTTTTCATGAAACACCGGATTGGCCGACGGAATTGCGCGAGCGGCACAGGTTGTTCACCGACATCCTTCGCCTGGCACAGAGGCTCGGCGTACAATTCGCCTTTCCGACGCAAACCATTCATCTTGCCGGCAACGAACAGTCGCGCACGCTCTCCCGGCATGATTACAGCGAAGACGAATCGTACCCGCGGTCACGATCAGCCGCTGATCGCGCATCGCTGACGGGCGATATGGTAGCCGACGCGGTTCTGTATGGCAGAGAGCAAGCGGAGAAACTGATTCGGGATATTTGGGGGGAGGGACAGCAACATGCGGTTTCCTTTGACGATCCCGGCAGCATGGGGCCGGGCGGCGGTGCCCGGAAAATATGA
- a CDS encoding MFS transporter, which yields MSAVNALRRGSIFRLGRESVGWCVYDFGAAVFPTSVVTVFFGPFITDIAEVAAGAEGMLHPFGIAVHPGAYYPYLISISVFLQICLLPLIGAIADFTRLKKPLLTVSMLGGGASVIAMLAVGASDYLLGGALFLIGNICFGASDVLYNAFLPDVCRPEDRNRISSAGWGLGYLGGGILLVFQYVFFAGAGDMGIGEMDATRIALASCGIMDATRIALASCGIWWLLFGGGALMLLPSRRTQRRRPEGGLLLTAGFRELKGTLRSLGKYPHTLLFLVAFLLYSDGIQTVTSISTQFGQQEVGLGMQDLAEIILMVQFVGVLGAWLFERLARRWGTKRSILCSLIVYILITLYAYGPLQSKADFYIMATVTALVLVGSQALSRAAFSRMIPPGHEAEYFGIYEISERGTSWLSPLFFGLALQYTGSYRLAVLSLSAYFILGFVLLLRVKFARAEEEAHSNDAELDQLSIVPDGKAL from the coding sequence ATGAGTGCGGTTAATGCTCTTCGAAGAGGAAGCATCTTTCGACTTGGACGGGAGTCCGTCGGATGGTGTGTGTACGATTTCGGCGCCGCTGTTTTCCCGACATCGGTTGTGACGGTGTTTTTCGGTCCCTTCATCACCGACATCGCCGAGGTGGCGGCGGGTGCCGAGGGAATGCTGCATCCATTCGGTATCGCCGTGCATCCCGGCGCATATTATCCGTATCTGATTTCCATCTCCGTCTTTCTTCAGATTTGCCTGCTGCCGCTGATCGGAGCGATAGCGGACTTCACCCGTCTGAAAAAACCGCTGCTTACAGTGAGCATGCTCGGAGGCGGTGCAAGCGTCATCGCGATGCTTGCCGTCGGCGCGTCCGACTACCTGCTTGGCGGAGCGCTCTTTCTCATCGGCAATATCTGCTTCGGAGCGTCGGATGTGCTGTACAACGCCTTCCTTCCGGACGTGTGCAGGCCGGAGGACAGAAACCGGATATCTTCCGCGGGCTGGGGACTGGGCTATCTCGGTGGCGGGATATTGCTTGTCTTTCAGTACGTCTTCTTCGCCGGCGCCGGAGATATGGGTATCGGCGAAATGGACGCTACGCGCATCGCTCTTGCCAGCTGCGGCATAATGGACGCTACGCGCATCGCTCTTGCCAGCTGCGGCATCTGGTGGCTGCTCTTCGGCGGTGGCGCATTGATGCTGCTCCCATCGCGCAGGACGCAGCGCAGGAGACCCGAGGGAGGGTTATTGCTCACTGCGGGCTTCAGAGAACTGAAAGGCACGCTCCGCAGTTTAGGAAAATACCCTCATACACTCCTCTTTCTTGTCGCTTTTCTCCTGTACAGCGACGGCATACAGACGGTTACGTCCATTTCGACTCAATTCGGACAGCAGGAAGTGGGATTGGGCATGCAGGATCTGGCGGAAATCATACTGATGGTGCAGTTTGTGGGTGTGCTCGGCGCCTGGTTGTTCGAGCGTCTGGCCCGCCGATGGGGAACGAAGCGCAGCATACTGTGTTCATTGATCGTGTACATACTCATCACGCTGTATGCCTACGGACCGCTGCAGAGTAAAGCGGATTTCTACATCATGGCTACCGTTACAGCGCTGGTGCTCGTCGGCAGTCAGGCATTGAGTCGCGCCGCTTTTTCGCGCATGATACCGCCGGGACACGAGGCGGAGTACTTCGGCATTTACGAAATCAGTGAGCGCGGCACGAGCTGGCTGAGTCCTTTGTTCTTCGGGCTCGCACTGCAGTACACCGGCAGCTACCGTCTTGCCGTGTTGTCTCTCTCCGCCTATTTCATCCTCGGTTTCGTGCTGCTGCTTCGCGTGAAGTTCGCACGCGCGGAGGAAGAGGCCCACAGCAACGATGCGGAGCTGGACCAGCTCTCCATCGTCCCTGACGGAAAGGCACTCTAG
- a CDS encoding ABC transporter permease, which translates to MFFHRILTGVRMTAREILRSRYILALVVAMPLIFYLMIYVTSAERDIPVLFGMVSDAREYMVNERDESLLFFGTGAIALIAAFIALKLTQRHHDSSRRLILCGYGTSEVLLSRVGTLLLSLLPLGCYVGLMLLFFFQPDRLPAVIAGFVLAGFVYAALGALIGVLFHNEIEGVLAVLLIANIDAVWMQNPIYYTATEHREIIRLLPAYFPTQTSMIGAFTQESVLAAMAMSFLYGSILLFLALLIYRRNMRIV; encoded by the coding sequence ATGTTCTTCCACAGAATACTGACAGGGGTGCGTATGACGGCGCGGGAAATCCTGCGTTCGCGCTATATTCTCGCATTGGTGGTCGCTATGCCGCTCATTTTCTACCTGATGATTTACGTCACATCAGCCGAACGTGATATACCGGTACTGTTCGGGATGGTGTCCGATGCGCGCGAGTATATGGTAAACGAGCGCGACGAATCGCTGTTGTTTTTCGGCACCGGGGCAATTGCGCTCATTGCGGCCTTCATCGCGCTGAAGCTGACGCAGCGGCATCACGACAGCAGTCGCAGGTTGATACTCTGCGGTTACGGAACGTCGGAAGTGCTGTTGTCCCGCGTCGGGACGCTGCTGCTTTCCCTGCTTCCGCTCGGCTGCTATGTGGGTTTGATGCTATTATTCTTTTTTCAGCCCGACAGACTGCCTGCGGTGATCGCTGGTTTTGTGCTTGCCGGCTTCGTGTATGCGGCGTTGGGTGCGCTGATAGGGGTGCTGTTTCACAATGAGATCGAGGGAGTGCTGGCGGTACTGCTTATCGCCAATATCGATGCGGTCTGGATGCAGAATCCCATCTACTACACAGCGACGGAACACAGGGAAATAATCCGTCTACTGCCTGCGTATTTCCCGACGCAAACGAGCATGATAGGCGCCTTCACGCAGGAATCGGTGCTGGCCGCCATGGCAATGAGTTTCCTGTATGGTTCGATTCTTCTCTTTCTCGCCCTGCTTATCTATCGCAGAAATATGCGGATTGTGTGA